The window ggaggccaaagaagttttgaatcaagctgatgtttgtggtttctcttcattcatgtttaatggtccacttgagctgcaaacctcttgagggccacagaagttttggatcaaggtaatatttatgttttccttcatccaaatttTCGAGTGCTCCTGCTGACCAGCAAAACTCATTCAAACGAGGGGAGTTAttggatactctggcagagaaCTAGGCTTGATACACAGACACTTTATAAGTATACACATTACATGCATCAGATCAAATTAAGCCCCTAAATTGTGGAACCCGCTGTTCCTGACTTACAACACCGAAATCAGATTGGTTTCACCAGTCCAACTTAAATTGATCCTTGTGTTTTTAAATATGACCGGTTTGGATTTTCATTTAAACCGTCCGAttgtcaaatgaaaaaaaaaaaaaatcagaaattttggtCCAGAACACATCTAAAAGAGGGTCCCGTGATCTGGACAGTTTATTTTGACTTACTAGTCTGCCACGTATACAATTTGTAAGTGATTGATAAGCGCGTGAGTTTCATTAACAACACTCTGCCAAAGTATGAAAGATTTTCTCTTCAAAACAAATCTTCATTCTGCAAAGCGTCGGAAACCCTATTCGCCATCCCCTATTTTTCTGCCTATTTAAATGAGAAATAATCAGATACAGCGACTGTACCAGAAATATTGATACATCCATTTATATTCACAAACAGATCTTATCTATAGATTATCTAATCTGTCTACAACGTAGATCACACAATGTTGAACTCATTTTATGCAAAATCAGTACGATCCACTCCTCGAGTAGGACACGTTGGAAAAATGAATTGCAATCGCAATATGAATCatgtactggtgtggcccactcaatgagaTGATTGGTCTGATTTTCATATCACGTGGTCATCATGTCGTGGCCAATTCATGAAAAGAATGAATATTCTACACACGTGATATGTTGGCAGGAAAAGAGTAGCAGTACCTGAACTTCTAATACAGCTGCTGTATGTGATTGTtcgtatttttttaatatttacgtTTGAAAAAGTTCACAAGAAAAGAGAGAATCATGGAACCGGTGTCTATATCATGCTCTGATTTcatagccaatccgtctcctcgCGCACTGACGGGTCGTGTAGCCAGATTGCTCAAGTGACGCACCAAGTACTTCTAGTTGCACCATGATACTTGAATAGTCCAATCTATTGATCTGTACCATCCATTAGATGCACAATACATGTCATGGAGAACCATGTAAAAATCACACCCATCGGGCAAATCTAAGTGTCCAATGCCATGTACATGTGGATGGTGCTCTATGGActattccttaaaataatctaacaaaatggatgagtgtcatggatatacagcacatgccccaaggtgggccctaacaagtactaatataatattattttacagaTAAAATATGTCGGGAGGAAAAGGAGGTAGGCAACCTGATATAGGGTGGACGTACGGTCGGCCCATTCCCGATAATCGATTCGGGAGTATATGTAATTTGTGTGGTCATGTATCGAGGAGTGGTGGGGTAACCCGCTTAAAGGAGCATTTAGCGGGAGGGTATCGCAATGTTGTGGATTGCCCGAAGTGCCCACAGGATGTGCGAGAACAGATGAggaccatattgaaaaaaatgtgaagacaaaagatgaacgacatgcacgggagagggagattagggaggaattggggcggccaccatatgcaggtgaggatgatgtagtggatcttgatgatgatgatgatcccgaATACAGACGTgcaattcaagagtccatacgGGATCAGTGGGAGAGGGATCAGGATAGGAGATGGGACACAagtaggcctagatttgagggGTCTATCCATGAGCGTGGTGGGGGGAGTGGAGCAGGAGGGAGTGGAGCAAGGGGGAGTGGAGCAAGGGAGAGTGTTAAGGGTGGATCAGGGGAGGGTAGTAGGCGGGGAGGAATATGGGGCATGGGCAGGAGTAGCAGCATGCGGGTACCGGATCTACCTTCAGATCCAAGGATGTACAAAGAGGCAGGagggacacaaaagaaaataaaagagatgtTTAGTGGAGGAGATGTGAGGAAAAAAGTTGAAAAATTTATAGCAAAATTTTTTATATACGATCAAATCCCCGCAAATGCCGCAGCAAGCCCGCActttaaaaatatgataagtgaagtgcagCGTGGGGGTGAGGGTGTGCAGCCTCCCACACCCGCCCAGATCATGGGAAAATACTTGGATGATGAACATGCAGAAATAAAAACATACGTTGATTCGTATCggcagtcatgggagatgtatggctgcaccgtcatgtgtgacggttggaccggaccgacgaagatgtcgattataaattttatggtctattccaggggacgggcggtgttcctaaagagtatagatgcgagtagtaagatcaaggattttaactacatttacaaactaatgcacaacgtcatgcaagatgttgggaggagaaatattgtgcagtttgttacggataatggaagtgcatttgttaaggcggggaaggatattcagagcaagtatcatatgtattggaccccctgcgcagcccattgcatcgatctcatgCTGGAGGCGATCGGGGATAGGCCATCGGTGAAGACTGTAATTACTGATGCACGGCTTATCACAAATTTTGTATACAACCACAGCTGGTTATTAGCCGCAATGCGCGagaggtgtggtggggatatagtgcgcCCCGGAGCGACGCGGTTTGCCACAAATTATATTGCCTTAAGTAGCCTTCTCAAACACAAACAGGGGTTACGAGAGCTTTTCGCCTCTCATGATTATGtagaatggaaaaagaggttAACAAAAGTAACCTATAGAATTGAAGAGTTGGTGCTGGGAAATTCATTTTGGGATAAAGTGCGTGGTGTTGTGGGTATTATAGAGCCTATTTATAtggtgttgaggatggtggatAATGAGACAAATCCGTCGATGGGGTCGTTGTATCCGTCTATACAGCTGATGAAAGAGGCTATCATGGTTAAAGCTCCcaatgcatataagtgggtgcatgcaataatagacgaTCGTTGGGAAAGGAcgctttctcacccactacatcaggccggtaagtacctatatggattttttttcccatatgcaataataaatgagagttgtattgatatgtataTATTGGTTTTCAGCATATTTCCTAAATCCCAAATACCACTATAGCCGGAACCTCTTCgatgataattcattaaaaagggCTGTGCATGAGGTGTACAATCACTTATTCCCCGACTGTCCAGGGAAAGGCACCTTtggtagtgaggtaaatatgttccgcACTTACATTATCCTTATCTTCATCTCAATCATTAAACACTTATTCTAGTTGCTATACACCATCAACAGATTGTTAAATTCCGCGACGCAGTTGGGATGTTTGGGTGTCACCCTGCAGTGAAGTCAAGGAACACCATGATGCCATGTGAGTCACTGTAGTAAACTtaacttttatattattttgaaaaatctaggaTAATGAAAGAATCTTATGATATGCAGGCGAATGGTGGTCCATGTATGGGACTGACTGTGAGGTTTTACAACGACTGGCTGTCCGTGTGCTTGCACAGACGGTGTCCTCGTCaccctgtgaaaggaattggagtacattctctctcatacatacaaataaacgtaatagaatagggtatgagaggcttcagaagctagtgtattgtcactacaatatgaagttacaaGAGAGGTTGCTCCGctcggaaggaagaagaaaagcacaGGAAGACCCACTGGACTTGATGACGGTCGGACAACatgcatatgctgaggatgcggaTGACCTAGTTTACCAGTGGGTTAGGTCGGATGACTTAGATACCTCGGATGGGCGACCAGAGCCACATAGTGCGGCAGAAGCAGAGACACAAGGGATTAATGTTGACAAACATGTGGAGCGCAGAGGTCTCCTGATGAAGCATTCGACCCATTAACGAGGAGTCCGGAGGGCCCCGCGGCAATCACTATCACGCGGACACGTGGCGGGAAACATTATCTCGACACCGAGACCGAGTCGAGAGTGATGCGGGGAATgagtatggtgatgatgatggcggcgataagggtgacgatgactctaatgacagtaaggatgatgatgatggcgacAGGGATGCTGGCGACGCGGGTGAGAGTCAGGATAAGAGGCCTCTTAACCCTTTCATCGGGGAGGAGAATTTTGATCATTCCATGcaggaccctgaccatggttctcgtccAGGAGAACCACGACCCCGTCTTGTTTACAATAAGACATACACGGGTCAAAAGCTACTGTAGAAAAAAAAGACTCataaactttcagattttgaggagCTGCTGGAAAAAGGCATGAGGGACACAAGCGTTCGTGGTAAACGAGGTGGCTCTAGATTTAGATCACGGACGAGGGAGGGGAGCTCGAGTTACAGGCCACAACATGAATTTGGATCACAAATACAGGAGAGTAACTCGAGTTCTGTGCCACagtatgggcatggatatggacctagtggatatgcgACGAGTGACTCCAGCAATTACGACACATCATTTTTCAACCTtggtcaggagttcacttctgcatatgggcaaggatatgagcagcagtatggatatggccaacaatatggatactaaagagcttcatatgtgcccttcccagatccatatcagttacagactgtgacgattacgcagtacccacgaatgggcgtattgattcagttcggagaggatgagtaccagcgttatgtaagggagtatcttaactggtaccactctactatgacttgggcacaatattgtcgaattgtggagcagcagtactatgcccagccccgtcgagatggagatgatgattacgagcaaccacgcaactctatgtgggtctagaccacaactagtccccatcattgatatgtatatttatcaaattttacttcttcagttcttattttgcttttcaatgaattggttgtgttttcatacatgactatgatatatttataaatatcattcattcaatttaaatatagttgcattagttcagttaaacaccgcataacttaggaccctatacaaaggaaatttattatgtgcatcttttttttgagatgttatgatttaaaagtgtgtattaagggcctttttaacaatccccaaagtttcattaaaaaatttaaccattttcccaatgtttcccaaaaagtgcgataaactatgcgatacaaacgatatatcccgtgcgataaccgatacgtatctgtatctcaagggtgcgatacattgtgcgataccgatatttcgaacactggttgcgaCAAGCTCTGTAGCTGGAGACGTGACAGGAGCAGGATGTTCCAGCTGGTCTCTTCCTTCAGGAGTAGGGGAAGACAGAACACCACCCGCGGTCTCGAATTCATCACGAGGAGTAACTGGTCTTTCTCCCCGTCTTATCAAGTCCAAAGGAGAGCCGAAAGCAATCCATCCTTCTAGAGTATTCAGCGACTTTATCTCTCTCATTGGTTCTTCTACAGAAATCTTGCGACAAAGTTGCCGCAGAACAACGGCATGGTCTTTTTCAATAAAATATCTGATTCCTTGCTCCGGTCTGTAGTTTCTCAAACGCGGAGGAGGAATACAGATAGGACGATCCACGGAAAAACAGTTGTACACCAAGTAGTAATAATGCGTCCACCACCGCATCTAAGAGTATGAGGCTGTTACTCAATGATTATACCCCGAAAGAAGAAAACGGGAGCCAAAATTTCTCGTcaagagctgcttccatatcaaagcccaattataGGGGCCGACTCCGTAACTTCTCATTATCCGTGTGACCTCCTCTCCTACCTGAGGTACGGCTTGATCATAGCCAAATTGCCTGGCAAACCTACTCGGATAATACGGCTCTCACCAGAACTCTACCCCTTCTCGCATGGGTAAGCTGCAGGAGCGGATACAAAGAAAGAAGGTCCTCTCCATGGGTTCCAAGTCGTTATTATCTTCGACCTCCCTGTCTTCGACTTGGTAATCCAGATAGAAAGGAAAGAAATCAATAGATTCCGTGTTTTCGATCTTgtccactatccagtcataccctttctttatcattttttgcTTAAGAAAATGCCATAAGGGTAGATTTTCAGGGTGGACGTAGGCCTTCTCCGGGTCTCCATAAGTCCAAGGGAAGTACACGCCGAGCCAGCCCGAGAAATAATGCCATGGGGTGAAAGAGGATGAGGCTCCAATTGCTGGGCTTGAGCAATGCGCCGCAGCATGTCCAAAAGCTCTATATAGCGAACATAACACAGGGGGGCTAGAGAGTATTTTTTTCTGCCTTCCGCCATAGCGCCTGCCGCTACAAATAAGGTTGGTCGAACAGAGTCCGAGCTTTTCGAACTAGGAAGGACGACCAAGCTTAACCAATAAGCAAAAAAGCAGCTAACTCGGTTTCAGTGGTGAATTTGGCTGGGCCTTTTATCTTTTTGCGAGTGGCTTCCAATTCAGCGCGATGACTGCTAGGGAACCTAAGGgacggggaaaaaaaaaagtgaaataaggatatatatacatatgtgaaAAAAAATTATCTGAAAGAGAGAATGTTAAAATGCTTACAGTAGGTATCGTGAGAAATGCGCGAGCCATTGAAGAGGGGATATCTTATGAACGTCGTGGAGGCAAGACATCTCGCGGAAAAGTTTAATGGTAGATGCTAAAATCTTAGGCGTTCTGTTGGGGGCAACATAAGCAAACTCCTCGTTCGTAGGAACATACTCATCCAGAAAGGATCCGGAGATAGGCAAACCCGCCATCCTATGCAGATCCCACAAAGTGATACTCACTTCACCAATCGGGAGGTGAAAAGAATTTGTAGTAGAAGACCAGTACTTTAGAAACCCCTTGTAAATCATGGTGTCCTTGTGAAAGAATTCTGAAGTGGCTTCTATAGCAGAAAATATCTTCGCTGCAACAAGAACATCTTTATATTTCTTCAAGATTGCCTTGGTCCATGCACTATAGTATGAACGATCGGCCCAAAAACCCCGTGTCCTAAATTCATCCTTTCCCCATAACGAGTCACGATCATGAAAGTGTTGTTGAATTGTCTCGAAGTAATGTGTAGGGTATATGGCATGGGGATTGTAACACGGTGTAAGGAAGCGCATGTATGATATCTGTTCGGTCTTCTGGATTAGGCATTTCTCGGTGAGATAGCCCTCGAGGATTCTCGGCTCTTGGATAACCCAGTTCGACAGATACAGGAGTCGGTTTTGTGTCATGTAATCAGATGGCTCACTCTGGATTATTGACAGATGACGGTGGAGACGCAAAGGGATGATGATAGTCTCATCCTTGTAAGGATTTCTAAATTTGACAACGTCGGCATTAGATTTGATTGTATCCCAGGCATTCTGGAAACGTCTCTTGTTGTGCTCCCGGATTTTCTCTTGAAAGGCTTCATCTTTACTCTTCTCTTGCTTTCTTCGAAATTGCAAGAGAGGGGGAAGCTTCGGCAGGGGACAGACGAATGTCATCTGTCCGGAGATTGGCGATGGATTTTATCCAGTCTTTCCAGTCAGACTCTTGGCCTTCGGTAGGGGGTCCCTCTATTTCTCTCATTAGAACAGCTATGCAGATATGGTCAGACAAGCGTTGAATTCGATCGGCGAAGTTGATTACAGGAGGGGTTGGTACTTTGAGGAAAGAAGAGCAGCCTTCAGAAGATATAGCCCTCTTCTGGGAATGAGTTTCAAGTGGCTGAGGGTCCGATGGTTCGGCGGCATTTGGGGAAGTATGAGATCTCTTAGAACGGGCCATTAAAAATTTGCAAAAGTTCCAATAAAGGATTTCGATGAGCAAGCAAGTTGAGATATGCAAAAGTTCGAAGTTGTGTACAAAAGTCTTGTTGTGCGCAGGAAGTTACTGTGCGCAAGTCGCTATTGTGCACAAGTTACTATGCGCAGGAAGTCGTGCGAAAGTCGTTGTTGCGCTCAAGTTGCTGTTGTGCGCGAGAAAATTCAGCGATAGAGAAGGATGCTACAAAGTAGGAATGAAAGAAGTGAGCTTTGGTCGGGTTTATATAGGTTCGCGGACCCCGTTGTGCGCAAAATGTGCTGTGCGCGAAAAGCGTTGTGCGCGGGTTTGGAATTGCGCACAATGAGAAAAGAGAGCAAATTAATTTGAATATTAAAGAATTAATCCTacattttcttgttttgtagaTAAAAATCAAAAATGCAGGATTAAGGGGGCATcagttgaggcataaaaagagaggTGACTTCTGTTGTGTACAAAGGCTGTGCGCTAAAATAGGTCGGTCCGCACAATGGAGTCCGCATAGTGGAATCCGCACAATGGAGTCCGCACAGTGGAATCTGCACAATGAAGGCCGCACAATGGAGACCGCACGCTCAGGTTCGCACAGAAGGGATTGGCGCACAATGCATACGTGGCATATTCACACATGTGagagctataaataccccatgaccccTCCAAAGGGGTCATTAGCACTAGAttcaagagaagaaaaatgagaggaGCAGACCTTGGAGGGAAAGATGTAGGGTTCGCACCTATTGTGAGGAAAAGGTCGTGCGGTGCACAACACTGTCAGCGCACAACAAGCCGTAGCGCACAACATGCTCCAGCGCACAATAGGCTCCAACACACAATGGGCTCCAATGCACGGTGCTTTAGCGCACAATGTTGCCAATGCATAGTGATGTTTCTTCGATAGAATGACATGTGCGGTTTCTCTAACCGTCAAAGATTAATGAAAAAGCTTCAGATTTGATCAAAGGAGTGATCAAGATATATGTCACATTTGCTTTGTATTATGATTCTATgaatattctattttggaatcaaaggagagatGATGTAAAAGAATTCGCAATGAATAAATGTCAtgattatcttcttcatcttcttttgttaatCATTGAGTGAATGAAATCCCCGAATCAAAtgtttttgtttcttgttcgaaacaagcCTCTTCATAGAACACTTCCAAGTAAGCTATTAAATACCCAAGGGCCAAGAGCTATTGTATAATTCCGAACTCTAATACTACTTTAATATCTCTTCCCCAATCAAACATACAAACCAGTCTACCTCTTCTACAATAATCTGCTCATGATTGACGAGATAGGGTAGTCCCAACGATCACCCACTGGAAGATTGGAGAAATTTTCCACAGCTTCATCGCAGTTCTCTTGTTTGCCCTCCACCATGTTCATATCCACAATATGACTGTATTCTAATTATTCCTCCATCCTTGGTGATACCATGGAAAAAGTTCATTTTTTATTGCCCACTTTAACCAACACTGCCCTAGATATTTGAAGCCATGTTATTTCTTCATCTCTCATTTTTCTTCGTTCTTCGATACAAGCTAGACAgctctagctctctctctctatctctctctctctctctctcattgtttctCTTCCATCTTACTTCGCCTCCTTCTCATTATAGCTTCTCACAGGCCCTCGAGATTAGCACCATGTAACTGTTTAACAAAAGGAATGGTGTTCAACCCAATACTAAACCCTTGCCCACTGTTACACATGCCCCCAAGATCAAGCAAGCAACGAAGGATCATGGAAAGTTGCCAAGCAAATCAAGAATAGCTAGTTCACCAAAACCAAGGAGAATGAAAAACACTCTAGTAATGACGACCTCTATTGCCCTGGAACAGCTCAGTTTTGAAATATGCCAACATAAAAAATGAACTAACTACTCCGAGAAAATAACCAAATAAGTTCTTCAGAAAAGGTGCAAAGC of the Magnolia sinica isolate HGM2019 chromosome 7, MsV1, whole genome shotgun sequence genome contains:
- the LOC131251659 gene encoding uncharacterized protein LOC131251659 encodes the protein MTFVCPLPKLPPLLQFRRKQEKSKDEAFQEKIREHNKRRFQNAWDTIKSNADVVKFRNPYKDETIIIPLRLHRHLSIIQSEPSDYMTQNRLLYLSNWVIQEPRILEGYLTEKCLIQKTEQISYMRFLTPCYNPHAIYPTHYFETIQQHFHDRDSLWGKDEFRTRGFWADRSYYSAWTKAILKKYKDVLVAAKIFSAIEATSEFFHKDTMIYKGFLKYWSSTTNSFHLPIGEVSITLWDLHRMAGLPISGSFLDEYVPTNEEFAYVAPNRTPKILASTIKLFREMSCLHDVHKISPLQWLAHFSRYLLFPSSHRAELEATRKKIKGPAKFTTETELAAFLLIG